Proteins found in one Brevibacillus brevis genomic segment:
- a CDS encoding flagellin: protein MIIQHNMSAQNTHRQLGVNSSNLSKNVEKLSSGYRINRAADDAAGLSISERMRAQVRGMEQASRNSQDGISLIQVAEGALQTVNNMLVRVKEIATQSANGTYQDTTDRSRLQEELDELTKEVTNIMSNTKFNSISLLDGNGGKDIDLQIGQEKAQTLTLVTSKFDLKSVEDMVKKWKIGTQSGAKSVLGSIDTAINQVSAARSYLGANQNRLENTINNLNITAENLTAAESRIRDVDMAKEQMAFTKNNILTQASQAMLAQANQLPQGVLQLLR, encoded by the coding sequence ATGATTATCCAACACAATATGTCTGCTCAAAACACTCATCGTCAACTGGGTGTAAACTCCAGCAACCTGTCCAAAAACGTTGAGAAACTGTCTTCCGGCTACCGCATCAACCGTGCTGCTGACGACGCTGCTGGTCTCTCCATCTCCGAGCGTATGCGCGCACAAGTTCGTGGTATGGAACAAGCTTCCCGCAACTCCCAAGATGGTATCTCTCTGATCCAAGTTGCTGAGGGTGCATTGCAAACAGTTAACAACATGCTCGTTCGCGTTAAAGAAATCGCTACTCAATCTGCGAACGGTACTTACCAAGATACTACTGACCGCTCCCGTCTGCAAGAAGAGTTGGATGAGTTGACTAAAGAGGTAACAAACATCATGTCCAACACCAAGTTCAACAGCATCTCTTTGCTGGATGGTAACGGTGGCAAAGACATCGATTTGCAAATTGGTCAAGAAAAAGCTCAAACTTTGACTCTTGTTACTTCCAAATTTGACCTGAAATCCGTTGAGGATATGGTTAAAAAATGGAAAATCGGTACTCAAAGCGGCGCTAAGAGCGTATTGGGTAGCATCGATACTGCGATCAACCAAGTTTCCGCAGCTCGTTCTTACCTGGGTGCGAACCAAAATCGTCTGGAAAACACAATCAACAACCTGAACATCACTGCTGAGAACCTGACTGCTGCTGAATCTCGTATTCGTGACGTAGATATGGCGAAAGAGCAAATGGCGTTCACTAAGAACAACATTCTGACTCAAGCTTCTCAAGCAATGTTGGCACAAGCAAACCAATTGCCACAAGGTGTTCTGCAATTGCTGCGTTAA
- a CDS encoding flagellar protein FlgN, which produces MNRLYDLLDNLIQLHKALYTLAMHKKEVLVKGNVDELIAITRQEQKLIKGVTEAEAARQQVVKELTAQKGFALQEGTLAELIKLTTSAEEKMRLTSCRNELSRIVTELRDANDLNQQLLEQSLSFVNMTLDLITDTPEDDYIYGRPTSDTYRQANRTFFNKKA; this is translated from the coding sequence ATGAACAGACTCTACGATCTGCTCGACAACTTGATCCAGTTGCACAAAGCCTTGTACACCTTAGCCATGCACAAGAAAGAAGTGCTGGTAAAAGGAAATGTGGATGAACTTATAGCCATTACACGCCAGGAGCAAAAACTGATCAAGGGCGTCACAGAAGCTGAAGCAGCCCGCCAGCAAGTCGTAAAAGAACTGACAGCACAGAAGGGCTTTGCGCTGCAAGAAGGCACACTGGCTGAATTGATCAAGTTGACGACCAGTGCGGAAGAGAAGATGCGACTCACTTCCTGTCGTAATGAGCTAAGCCGGATTGTGACTGAACTGCGGGATGCTAACGACCTGAATCAGCAGTTACTGGAGCAATCCCTTTCTTTTGTTAACATGACGCTCGACCTGATCACAGATACACCCGAGGACGACTACATCTACGGAAGGCCAACCTCGGATACGTACCGTCAGGCTAATCGAACATTTTTCAATAAAAAAGCGTAA
- a CDS encoding motility associated factor glycosyltransferase family protein: MMQIDNLTCLKKYYPQLWDNFQKYDRNENEKVRVEETKTGGTTIAVLANSGWNYIHSKYNPVQEAQRFIQTLEDIGDRHVLFYGVGFGYHIDEFIQLHPTAMFSIYEPNAAIFSKLVESRSLEDWGPSKKLVHLMLEVRAEDVKSQLSQFTHLQDKEVYVVVHPSYERIFAEQTKAFIDTFRDVVYEARNRLLTGQVFAKRMAINGLFNMPHIMKTPNILDGHGGHFKDKPAIIVGAGPSLNDEFENLRYIKENGLAYIFSVGSAINQLINAGITPDATFAYDGSALNSKVFEKVIDSKIDNVPLVFGSTMGFETVNNYHGKMANFLVRDDYIMDMFIKRNDENTFHYIDRFGSIATLTLQVLSQIQFSPIILVGINLAFRGNEIYAKGINYTETELTDWRKEQAIVVKDVEGKDTYTSKLFLSMKDEMEQLIERVSHPDIINSTKEGAHIEGTVFLPLETVIRERLSTTGIVQQDWLDLIKDTFSYDLEHFKMTVKTMTKESTELDVVFKRFEELFDEMEHYISSQNSRQLDLCFNKFDKLFDRLQRNKYYLRIIQSMNYIEFNLILKMFDEVRSSSDIVMKARRVIDQFKNYLFATKNDSIAIKRLLEDMYEKVIEEGSAT; the protein is encoded by the coding sequence ATGATGCAAATTGATAACCTAACGTGTTTGAAAAAGTACTACCCACAGCTATGGGACAACTTTCAGAAATATGATCGAAATGAGAATGAAAAAGTACGTGTGGAAGAAACGAAAACAGGTGGAACCACGATCGCAGTTCTAGCCAATTCCGGATGGAACTATATACATAGCAAATACAATCCGGTACAAGAAGCACAACGCTTTATTCAAACTCTCGAAGATATCGGAGATCGCCATGTCCTGTTTTATGGTGTCGGTTTCGGTTATCACATTGATGAATTTATACAATTGCATCCAACGGCTATGTTTTCCATTTATGAGCCTAATGCTGCTATTTTTTCAAAGTTAGTGGAAAGTAGATCGCTGGAGGATTGGGGTCCTTCGAAAAAGCTTGTCCATTTGATGCTAGAGGTACGGGCAGAAGATGTGAAGAGCCAATTATCGCAGTTTACGCATTTGCAAGATAAAGAAGTATATGTGGTCGTTCATCCAAGCTACGAGAGAATTTTTGCAGAGCAAACAAAAGCTTTTATTGATACATTTAGAGATGTTGTCTATGAGGCGCGTAACAGATTGTTAACAGGTCAAGTCTTTGCGAAAAGGATGGCTATCAATGGCTTGTTCAACATGCCCCATATTATGAAAACACCCAATATTTTAGATGGTCATGGAGGACATTTTAAAGACAAGCCGGCTATCATTGTGGGGGCAGGTCCATCCTTAAACGATGAGTTTGAGAACTTGCGCTACATCAAAGAAAATGGACTTGCATACATTTTTTCCGTAGGTTCAGCCATTAACCAATTGATTAATGCTGGTATTACACCGGATGCGACTTTTGCTTATGATGGTAGTGCATTGAACTCCAAGGTGTTTGAAAAAGTGATTGATAGCAAAATCGATAATGTTCCCTTAGTGTTTGGTAGTACAATGGGTTTTGAAACCGTTAATAACTATCATGGTAAAATGGCGAACTTCTTGGTTCGTGACGATTACATCATGGACATGTTTATTAAACGAAATGACGAAAATACATTCCATTACATTGATAGATTTGGAAGTATTGCGACCTTAACACTACAAGTTTTGAGCCAGATTCAATTTTCACCCATTATTTTAGTGGGGATCAACCTTGCTTTTCGTGGAAATGAAATATATGCAAAAGGTATCAATTATACGGAAACTGAGTTGACTGATTGGAGAAAAGAGCAGGCTATCGTTGTAAAGGATGTTGAAGGGAAAGACACATACACCAGTAAGCTCTTCTTGTCTATGAAAGATGAGATGGAGCAGTTGATCGAACGTGTCTCACATCCAGATATCATCAATTCCACAAAAGAAGGGGCTCATATTGAAGGAACAGTCTTCTTACCCTTGGAAACCGTCATTCGTGAAAGACTCAGTACAACGGGGATTGTTCAACAAGATTGGCTAGATTTAATTAAAGATACGTTTTCTTACGACTTGGAACATTTCAAGATGACTGTGAAAACAATGACAAAAGAAAGTACGGAACTAGATGTTGTTTTCAAGCGCTTTGAAGAGTTGTTTGATGAGATGGAGCATTACATCTCTAGTCAAAATTCCCGACAGCTTGATCTGTGTTTTAACAAATTTGATAAGCTTTTTGATCGCTTGCAAAGAAATAAGTACTACCTAAGAATAATTCAATCCATGAATTATATTGAGTTTAATTTGATACTTAAAATGTTTGATGAGGTACGATCCTCTTCAGATATCGTGATGAAAGCACGCAGAGTTATCGATCAGTTTAAAAACTATTTGTTTGCCACTAAAAATGACAGTATCGCAATTAAAAGATTACTAGAAGATATGTACGAGAAAGTGATTGAGGAAGGCAGTGCAACTTGA
- the csrA gene encoding carbon storage regulator CsrA produces MLVLSRKKNESIMIGDTIEIKIISVDGDQIKLGIEAPRNLDVHRKEIFEAIQEENRLATKNQSDWAAVKQLFETSKEKKDGQ; encoded by the coding sequence ATGCTCGTCCTTTCTCGAAAGAAAAATGAATCGATCATGATTGGAGACACCATCGAAATTAAAATTATTTCCGTTGATGGAGATCAGATCAAACTTGGCATCGAAGCACCGCGTAATTTGGATGTGCATAGAAAAGAGATTTTTGAAGCCATTCAGGAAGAGAATCGACTTGCTACGAAGAATCAGAGTGATTGGGCTGCTGTGAAACAGCTTTTTGAAACCAGCAAGGAGAAAAAAGATGGTCAGTAG
- the neuC gene encoding UDP-N-acetylglucosamine 2-epimerase: MSQRKLCVVTGTRAEYGLLYHLMKEIQEDTDLQLQIIVTGMHLSPEFGLTYRSIEQDGFAIDEKIEMLLSSDTSVGIATSVGIGTIGFSQAYERLRPDLVVLLGDRFEILAAAQAAMIARIPIAHLHGGETTEGVIDESIRHAVTKMSQLHFVAADEYRKRVIQLGENPDRVFNVGAIGLDNIRKLPLLNKEAFEKSIDFALSKPSFLITYHPVTLKKNHSESAMLELLQALDHFSDATCIFTKPNADMGGRIICEMIDRYVEINSSRCVSFTSLGQLRYLSALQHVDAVIGNSSSGIIEVPFFQKGTVNIGDRQKGRIRAESVIDCVEQKDSIISAIRQALSNEFQEKLRSMESPYGKEYVSAKVKNVLKEVSLDNLLHKTFFDIED; encoded by the coding sequence ATGTCACAACGTAAACTTTGTGTAGTTACAGGTACACGTGCCGAATATGGCCTTCTGTATCACCTTATGAAAGAAATACAAGAAGATACAGATTTGCAATTACAGATTATTGTAACTGGCATGCATTTATCTCCTGAATTTGGGTTGACTTATCGCTCGATAGAGCAGGATGGTTTTGCTATTGACGAAAAAATTGAAATGCTTTTATCCAGCGATACCTCGGTCGGAATTGCAACTTCGGTTGGCATAGGGACAATTGGGTTTTCACAGGCGTATGAACGTCTGAGACCTGATCTGGTCGTATTGCTTGGGGATCGTTTTGAGATTTTGGCTGCGGCTCAAGCTGCAATGATTGCAAGAATACCCATCGCTCATTTGCATGGAGGGGAAACAACCGAAGGAGTCATTGACGAATCGATAAGACACGCCGTGACCAAAATGTCGCAACTACACTTTGTAGCAGCAGATGAATACAGAAAAAGAGTCATTCAACTAGGTGAGAATCCAGATCGAGTGTTCAACGTGGGCGCAATTGGGCTTGATAATATACGAAAATTACCGCTTCTAAATAAGGAAGCCTTTGAAAAGTCTATCGATTTTGCTTTAAGCAAGCCAAGTTTTCTTATTACTTATCATCCCGTTACATTGAAGAAGAACCATTCTGAATCTGCAATGCTCGAGCTTTTACAAGCACTTGATCATTTTTCTGATGCAACCTGTATATTCACAAAGCCAAATGCGGATATGGGGGGACGCATCATTTGTGAAATGATCGATAGATACGTGGAGATTAATTCTTCCAGATGTGTTTCATTTACTTCTCTTGGGCAATTACGTTATTTAAGCGCACTGCAACATGTAGATGCCGTAATTGGAAATTCATCAAGTGGCATTATCGAAGTGCCTTTTTTTCAGAAGGGCACCGTTAATATCGGGGATCGCCAAAAAGGGAGGATTCGAGCGGAATCCGTTATTGATTGTGTAGAACAAAAAGATTCCATTATTTCAGCGATTAGACAGGCTCTCTCAAACGAGTTCCAGGAAAAGCTACGAAGTATGGAGTCTCCTTACGGTAAGGAATACGTTTCGGCGAAAGTGAAAAATGTACTGAAGGAAGTAAGCCTGGACAATTTGCTGCATAAAACTTTTTTTGACATCGAGGATTAG
- a CDS encoding DUF6470 family protein gives MQIPQIRMESTFAQLGLNIRKPIQEIKQPQAEMNLSQKPAELNIEQGRIELQIDSSQARANIGIMTSMQFSDKNAAYGREKWLQAIAEKSQDGDRMMKIYTKENAIAEIGREKGLKVLEGGYRPSSTSNDEGVDINFQVHPVSIHVTRNGMSIDPVSRPPELSYTPGKVEPYMIQYNSLKISVAGSQLDQMM, from the coding sequence ATGCAGATTCCACAGATACGCATGGAAAGCACTTTTGCGCAGCTTGGTCTAAATATCCGAAAACCGATACAGGAAATCAAGCAGCCTCAAGCGGAAATGAACCTTAGTCAGAAGCCTGCAGAGCTTAATATTGAACAAGGAAGGATCGAGCTACAGATCGATTCTAGTCAGGCACGCGCAAACATCGGCATCATGACCTCGATGCAGTTTAGTGACAAGAATGCAGCCTATGGGCGGGAAAAGTGGTTACAAGCGATCGCTGAGAAAAGTCAAGATGGCGACCGTATGATGAAAATTTATACAAAAGAGAATGCAATCGCGGAAATTGGCAGAGAAAAAGGCTTAAAAGTCTTAGAGGGTGGATACAGACCATCGTCAACATCTAATGATGAAGGTGTAGATATTAATTTTCAGGTACACCCGGTCTCCATCCATGTCACGCGGAATGGCATGAGCATTGATCCTGTATCAAGACCTCCAGAACTTTCCTATACACCGGGTAAGGTAGAGCCTTATATGATACAATATAATAGCCTGAAGATTAGCGTGGCAGGAAGTCAACTGGATCAAATGATGTAA
- a CDS encoding LegC family aminotransferase gives MSQLTSLEQIVAKLKEVTHFADKFIPLHEPCFQGNEWKYVKECIDTGWVSSVGKYVDQFEEKLQEYTGVKRAVAVMNGTAALHICLKLVGVEPEDEVLMPALTFIATANAIAYCGATPHFIDSSFTTLGVDPKKLNDYLLEIAEIRGKECFNKITGKRIKAVVPMHTFGHPVELDELIDVCERFHLELVEDAAESLGSYYKGVHTGNLGRVSALSFNGNKVITTGGGGAILTNDEALGKYAKHITTTAKMPHKWAFEHDQIGYNYRLPNINAALGCAQLEQLPMFIERKRALAQKYAQVFASIPEITFFHEPKLATSNYWLHVLLLSPELEKNRDQLLEMTNEQGLMTRPAWKLLHELPMYKNAPKMDIVVAKQLEERIINIPSSSNLGASYVTT, from the coding sequence ATGAGTCAGCTAACCTCGCTAGAACAAATAGTCGCCAAACTGAAAGAAGTCACCCATTTTGCGGACAAGTTTATTCCTTTGCATGAGCCATGCTTTCAAGGGAATGAGTGGAAGTATGTGAAAGAGTGTATAGATACTGGATGGGTATCATCAGTAGGAAAATACGTAGATCAGTTTGAAGAAAAGCTACAAGAATATACGGGGGTGAAGCGAGCTGTGGCCGTAATGAATGGCACGGCCGCTTTGCATATATGTCTGAAATTAGTTGGAGTAGAGCCGGAAGATGAAGTATTAATGCCGGCTCTCACGTTTATTGCTACGGCTAATGCAATTGCCTATTGTGGAGCGACCCCACATTTTATCGATAGCAGTTTTACTACTCTTGGTGTAGATCCCAAGAAATTAAATGATTATTTGCTTGAAATTGCAGAGATAAGGGGCAAGGAGTGCTTTAATAAAATAACTGGCAAAAGAATAAAAGCTGTCGTTCCTATGCATACATTTGGGCATCCTGTTGAATTAGATGAATTGATAGATGTATGCGAGAGGTTTCATCTTGAACTTGTAGAGGACGCAGCTGAATCACTAGGTTCCTATTACAAAGGGGTTCATACGGGAAATTTGGGACGTGTGTCGGCTCTCAGTTTTAATGGAAATAAAGTAATTACGACTGGTGGCGGAGGAGCAATATTAACGAACGATGAGGCCTTAGGCAAATACGCAAAGCATATTACAACAACTGCGAAAATGCCGCATAAATGGGCCTTTGAACATGACCAAATCGGTTACAATTATCGTCTTCCAAACATCAATGCAGCATTAGGATGCGCGCAATTAGAACAGTTGCCAATGTTTATTGAGCGGAAAAGGGCACTGGCACAAAAATATGCCCAGGTATTTGCGTCTATTCCTGAAATCACATTCTTTCATGAGCCCAAATTAGCGACGAGTAATTACTGGTTACATGTGCTTTTGCTATCGCCTGAGTTGGAGAAAAATCGTGATCAATTGCTGGAAATGACAAACGAACAAGGTTTGATGACTCGTCCCGCCTGGAAACTGCTTCACGAATTGCCAATGTATAAGAATGCTCCGAAGATGGATATCGTGGTAGCAAAACAGCTAGAAGAAAGAATCATAAATATTCCAAGCAGCTCTAACCTGGGGGCTAGTTATGTCACAACGTAA
- the flgM gene encoding flagellar biosynthesis anti-sigma factor FlgM, translating to MRINEPNRVGMINAYNKTGNNQVGKSGKIPMGKDEVNISTEALEMQKQVEDVNSPQRREKVEQLKKQVEEGKYHVSSERIADKLLSFWKNL from the coding sequence ATGCGGATTAATGAACCTAACCGTGTCGGGATGATCAATGCTTACAACAAAACAGGCAACAATCAGGTAGGCAAAAGCGGCAAAATCCCGATGGGCAAGGATGAAGTAAACATTTCCACAGAAGCGCTGGAAATGCAAAAGCAAGTAGAAGATGTCAACTCTCCGCAACGTCGGGAAAAAGTGGAGCAGTTGAAGAAGCAAGTAGAGGAAGGAAAATATCACGTCTCAAGTGAGCGGATCGCTGATAAGCTCCTGTCCTTTTGGAAAAATCTGTAA
- the flgL gene encoding flagellar hook-associated protein FlgL has protein sequence MAVRVTQNMLNSNMLRNLHKSMRNMDSLQDQLSSGSKIEKPSDDPVIAARGMFYRSSLMENDQYKRNVGEAQSWMEMTDSTMDEVGSVMKRIKELLVYSGDGAISPDDLKTMGSEVQELKNHLGTLANQQINGKYIFAGTDTNKPPYDSNANGGKGDFVSNNSSPINLEVSQNVFVTSNVNAQNIFNFPDNANNMFKLLDNIMTELNNGRSASQFIGGLDQQYDNLLAERASLGASVNRVDLIAERLNSQEVSITGLMSKNEDADMAEVMTNLKTQESVHSAALGSGARIIQPTLLDFLR, from the coding sequence ATGGCAGTACGTGTGACGCAGAACATGCTGAATAGTAATATGCTGCGGAATTTGCATAAATCGATGCGAAATATGGATAGTTTGCAAGATCAATTGTCTTCTGGAAGCAAAATTGAGAAACCTTCTGATGATCCAGTCATAGCAGCGCGTGGAATGTTTTACCGCTCTTCGTTGATGGAGAATGACCAGTATAAGCGAAATGTGGGTGAGGCACAGTCTTGGATGGAAATGACAGACAGTACCATGGATGAAGTGGGCAGCGTCATGAAGCGTATCAAGGAGCTGTTAGTGTACTCTGGGGATGGTGCCATTTCGCCTGACGACTTGAAAACAATGGGATCTGAAGTTCAGGAACTGAAAAACCATTTAGGAACTCTTGCTAACCAGCAAATAAATGGAAAGTATATCTTTGCAGGAACTGATACAAATAAACCTCCCTATGATTCAAATGCAAACGGCGGTAAAGGAGATTTTGTAAGCAATAATAGTTCTCCCATTAATTTAGAAGTGAGTCAAAATGTCTTTGTTACATCGAATGTCAATGCCCAAAACATTTTTAATTTCCCAGACAATGCAAATAATATGTTTAAATTGCTGGATAACATTATGACTGAACTGAATAACGGAAGATCCGCTTCCCAATTTATTGGGGGATTAGATCAGCAGTATGATAATCTCCTAGCCGAGCGAGCATCATTAGGTGCCAGTGTGAATCGTGTGGACTTAATTGCGGAGAGGCTCAATTCCCAAGAAGTAAGTATTACGGGATTAATGTCGAAGAATGAAGATGCTGATATGGCTGAAGTTATGACCAATCTAAAAACGCAGGAAAGTGTACATTCAGCTGCATTGGGTTCTGGGGCCCGCATTATTCAACCAACTCTGTTAGACTTTTTGAGATAG
- a CDS encoding NAD-dependent 4,6-dehydratase LegB, whose protein sequence is MDLKNKKILVTGADGFIGSHLTEELVRQGHDVKTFVYYNSFNSWGWLDHLPKETLKGIEVFAGDIRDPYGVKQAMKGCDVVLHLAALIAIPYSYHSPETYVDTNIKGTLNILQAARELNVEKVVHTSTSEVYGTARFVPITEEHPLQGQSPYSASKIGADQMAMSFFSSFDLPVSIIRPFNTYGPRQSARAVIPTVITQIANGQKTIQLGSLSPTRDFNYVKDTVRGFLSVAQSDRSIGEVINIGSNYEVSIGQTVEFIAELMGEKIHIETDNQRIRPEKSEVERLWADNSKAKNLTGWHPEYGGVEGFKRGLSETIEWFTNPVHLSQYKAGIYNL, encoded by the coding sequence ATGGATTTGAAAAACAAAAAAATACTAGTAACAGGAGCAGATGGTTTCATCGGCTCACATTTAACAGAAGAACTAGTACGTCAAGGTCATGATGTAAAAACTTTCGTTTATTACAATTCATTTAATTCATGGGGATGGCTGGATCATTTACCGAAAGAAACCTTGAAAGGAATTGAGGTATTTGCCGGGGACATTCGTGATCCCTATGGAGTTAAACAAGCGATGAAGGGATGCGATGTTGTTCTTCATTTGGCTGCCTTAATTGCGATTCCATATTCTTATCATTCTCCAGAAACGTATGTGGACACGAACATAAAAGGTACATTGAACATACTGCAAGCTGCTCGAGAATTAAACGTGGAAAAAGTGGTACACACTTCAACCAGTGAAGTTTATGGAACTGCTCGTTTTGTCCCGATTACTGAAGAACATCCACTTCAAGGACAATCTCCTTATTCTGCGAGTAAAATTGGTGCCGACCAGATGGCGATGTCTTTCTTTAGCTCATTTGATTTGCCAGTATCCATAATCCGTCCTTTTAATACGTATGGTCCTAGGCAGTCAGCACGTGCGGTGATTCCTACAGTTATCACACAAATTGCCAATGGACAGAAAACCATTCAACTTGGTTCGCTTTCACCTACAAGAGACTTTAATTATGTGAAAGATACAGTTAGAGGATTTCTGTCGGTCGCTCAATCTGACAGATCCATTGGAGAAGTAATAAATATAGGAAGTAATTACGAGGTCTCAATCGGCCAGACAGTAGAGTTTATAGCAGAGTTAATGGGTGAAAAAATACACATTGAGACAGACAACCAGCGTATTCGTCCAGAGAAGAGCGAAGTAGAGCGCTTATGGGCGGATAATTCGAAGGCGAAGAATTTAACTGGATGGCACCCCGAATATGGGGGAGTAGAAGGTTTCAAACGGGGACTAAGTGAAACAATCGAGTGGTTCACTAATCCCGTTCATCTATCCCAATACAAGGCAGGGATTTATAACCTATGA
- the fliW gene encoding flagellar assembly protein FliW, with protein sequence MSGSQQVELGRLFFEDGIPGFSHLQFFQLMQEEDSPFFLIQSTEEKDIGFWVIDPFSFFPDYKFELSNVAKEALRVEEDSPIGVFSIVTIRGNNQATVNLKAPIVVNLSNRMGRQVIIQEDIYSIRQPLFEQQAVNRK encoded by the coding sequence ATGAGTGGAAGTCAACAGGTTGAATTGGGTAGGCTCTTTTTTGAGGATGGCATCCCAGGGTTTTCTCATTTGCAGTTTTTTCAGTTGATGCAAGAAGAGGATAGTCCCTTTTTTCTAATTCAATCGACAGAAGAGAAGGATATTGGTTTTTGGGTCATTGATCCTTTTTCCTTTTTTCCAGACTACAAGTTTGAATTATCCAATGTAGCAAAAGAAGCATTACGAGTGGAAGAGGACTCGCCAATCGGAGTGTTTTCTATCGTTACAATCCGCGGAAACAATCAAGCAACAGTAAACCTAAAGGCTCCAATTGTTGTCAACCTGTCGAATCGGATGGGAAGGCAGGTCATTATACAGGAAGATATATACTCCATTCGTCAGCCGTTGTTCGAGCAACAAGCTGTCAATAGAAAGTAG
- the flgK gene encoding flagellar hook-associated protein FlgK, with protein MRSTFHGIEVSKRGLFAQQSALNTTGHNISNANTEGYSRQRVNMQATNGLPYVGMQASIEPGLLGTGVQATSIQRLREEFLDIQYRNEYKRQGYWDGRLETLEKLEGIMNEPSDTGLQKVMDQMWQAWQDLAKDPTDTSARAVVRERSKAVADTFNTLTNHIKEVQTDLNNVVNVKSMEINSLGQQIANLNNQIANVVPHGYQPNDLYDQRDVLLDKLSKLVEVRATQSTAGMVNVTIEGREFVTGITSQPVATVQNPATGMSDMTLGGAAFVPTTGYMAGTLQSRDQIVPGMLKRLDVLAVNLTKEINDLHRAGRSLSDINNGTVQDLPFFVDANSLAANPATKNYPTSASGIVINPEIMKSLDAIAAAQAEAGGTPVGNNKSALAIASIKFKVLAAGTGPNDLAESSTLDNYYRYTISQLGVDAQEAERNQLNAEMLVGTVDNQRQSVSGVSIDDEMAEMVKYQHAYSASARVMTSMDEVLDKVINGMGRVGL; from the coding sequence ATGCGCTCAACTTTTCATGGAATTGAAGTCAGCAAACGCGGCTTGTTCGCTCAACAGTCCGCGCTAAATACAACGGGCCACAATATCTCCAATGCGAATACGGAAGGCTACAGCCGCCAGCGCGTGAATATGCAGGCTACGAATGGTTTGCCTTATGTAGGGATGCAAGCGAGTATCGAGCCAGGGTTGCTCGGGACTGGGGTTCAAGCTACTAGTATCCAGCGTCTGCGGGAAGAGTTTCTGGATATTCAGTATCGGAATGAGTACAAACGTCAAGGTTACTGGGATGGGCGTTTGGAAACGTTGGAGAAATTGGAAGGCATCATGAACGAGCCGTCTGACACTGGTTTGCAAAAGGTTATGGACCAAATGTGGCAAGCATGGCAGGACTTGGCCAAAGACCCTACTGATACATCAGCTCGCGCAGTTGTTCGAGAACGAAGCAAGGCAGTAGCGGATACATTTAATACGCTGACCAATCATATTAAGGAAGTACAAACTGATCTCAATAACGTGGTCAATGTAAAATCAATGGAGATCAACTCCTTGGGCCAACAGATTGCAAACCTGAACAATCAGATTGCAAACGTTGTACCTCACGGCTATCAGCCAAATGATCTCTACGACCAGCGTGACGTGCTTTTGGACAAGCTCTCCAAGCTGGTGGAGGTCCGTGCGACTCAATCAACAGCGGGTATGGTTAACGTGACCATTGAAGGTCGGGAATTTGTTACTGGAATTACATCGCAGCCGGTAGCTACTGTACAGAATCCAGCTACGGGCATGAGTGACATGACGCTGGGCGGAGCGGCGTTTGTGCCGACAACCGGCTACATGGCAGGAACCCTCCAATCTCGTGATCAGATCGTGCCGGGCATGCTGAAACGCTTGGATGTTTTGGCGGTGAATCTGACGAAAGAAATTAATGATCTGCATCGGGCAGGACGAAGCTTGAGTGATATTAACAATGGGACTGTACAGGATTTGCCGTTCTTTGTGGATGCGAATTCACTGGCTGCTAACCCAGCAACCAAAAATTATCCAACGAGTGCATCTGGGATTGTCATTAATCCGGAAATTATGAAGAGCTTGGATGCGATTGCGGCTGCACAAGCAGAAGCAGGAGGCACCCCTGTAGGAAATAACAAGAGCGCTCTGGCTATTGCTTCAATTAAGTTCAAGGTACTGGCTGCCGGCACTGGACCTAACGATTTGGCTGAAAGCTCTACGCTGGATAATTACTATCGGTACACGATCAGCCAATTGGGAGTTGACGCCCAGGAAGCTGAGCGTAACCAATTAAACGCTGAAATGCTCGTGGGCACTGTTGACAACCAACGTCAATCAGTATCTGGCGTATCGATCGATGACGAAATGGCAGAAATGGTGAAATACCAGCATGCATACAGTGCTTCTGCTCGTGTCATGACAAGTATGGACGAAGTTTTGGACAAAGTCATCAACGGTATGGGCCGAGTGGGCCTCTAA